Proteins co-encoded in one Anolis carolinensis isolate JA03-04 unplaced genomic scaffold, rAnoCar3.1.pri scaffold_9, whole genome shotgun sequence genomic window:
- the cbfa2t3 gene encoding protein CBFA2T3 isoform X3 gives MPDSPADVKTPTRSTPPNMPPPSPAATQGATRHPTFTPNPNRDAGLPMFLPRGRFHGCLKWSMVCLLMNGSSHSPTAINGAPSTPNGFSNGPATSSTASLSNHQLPPACGARQLSKLKRFLTTLQQFGNDISPEIGERVRTLVLGLVNSTLTIEEFHSKLQEATNFPLRPFVIPFLKANLPLLQRELLHCARMAKQTPAQYLAQHEQLLLDANASSPIDSSELLLEVNEGGKRRTPDRTKENGLERDPLHPEPLSKRPCTMSPAAPRYSPSNGLGPQPNGIPHPTPPPPQHYRLEDMAVAHHFRDAYRHPDPREMRERHRQVAVHSARQEEVIDHRLTDREWAEEWKHLNNLLNCIMDMVEKTRRSLTVLRRCQEADREELNHWIRRYSDAEDMKKGGSPASRSHNSTANTEAPPIEAHREFVSRPLSGYMPEEIWRKAEEAVNEVKRQAMSELQKAVSDAERKAHELITTERAKMERALAEAKRQASEDALTVINQQEDSSESCWNCGRKASETCSGCNTARYCGSFCQHKDWEKHHHVCGLQASGTPAATTAQPDTASAGANVVGTAAGSPGDSSSAAASRSGTPATPVPLDTASR, from the exons ATGCCAGACTCGCCGGCCGATGTGAAGACGCCGACCCGGTCCACGCCACCCAATATGCCCCCGCCCTCGCCGGCGGCCACGCAAGGAGCCACGCGGCACCCCACCTTCACGCCAAACCCCA ATCGAGATGCTGGGCTGCCGATGTTTCTGCCCCGCGGCCGTTTTCATGGTTGCTTGAAATGGTCCATGGTGTGTCTCT TAATGAACGGGAGCAGCCACTCTCCCACGGCCATCAATGGGGCTCCCTCGACCCCCAACGGCTTCAGCAACGGGCCGGCCACCTCCTCCACCGCGTCCCTTTCCAACCACCAACTCCCTCCGGCTTGTGGTGCCCGGCAGCTCAGCAAACTCAAGCGCTTCCTCACCACGCTGCAGCAGTTCGGCAACGACATCTCTCCCGAAATCGGAGAGCGTGTCCGCACCTTGGTCCTCGGCCTTGTG AATTCCACGCTGACCATTGAGGAATTCCACTCTAAACTCCAGGAAGCCACCAACTTCCCCTTACGACCCTTCGTCATCCCGTTCTTGAAG gccAACCTGCCCTTGCTGCAGCGTGAGCTCCTCCATTGCGCGCGCATGGCCAAGCAGACCCCTGCCCAATACCTGGCGCAGCACGAGCAGCTCCTCCTGGATGCCAACGCCTCGTCTCCCATCGACTCCTCCGAATTGCTGCTGGAGGTCAACGAAGGGGGCAAAAGGAGGACGCCGGACAG GACCAAAGAGAACGGGCTGGAGCGCGACCCCCTGCACCCGGAGCCCCTCAGCAAGCGCCCCTGCACCATGAGCCCCGCCGCCCCGCGCTACAGCCCCAGCAACGGCCTGGGCCCCCAGCCCAACGggatcccccaccccaccccaccccctccccagCACTACCGCCTGGAGGACATGGCCGTCGCCCACCACTTCCGCGATGCCTACCGTCACCCGGACCCCCGGGAGATGCGGGAGCGGCACCGCCAAGTGG CTGTGCACAGCGCCCGGCAAGAAGAAGTCATCGACCACCGGCTAACGGACCGGGAATGGGCCGAGGAGTGGAAGCACCTCAACAAC CTGCTGAACTGCATCATGGACATGGTGGAGAAGACCCGCCGCTCGCTGACGGTGCTGCGCCGTTGCCAGGAGGCGGACCGGGAGGAGCTCAACCACTGGATCCGCCGCTACAGCGACGCCGAGGACATGAAGAAGGGGGGCAGCCCTGCCAGCCGCTCCCACAACAGCACGGCCAACACAGAGGCCCCTCCCATAG AAGCTCATCGTGAATTCGTATCCAGGCCTTTGTCGGGCTACATGCCGGAGGAAATCTGGCGGAAAGCTG AAGAAGCCGTGAACGAAGTGAAGCGCCAGGCCATGTCCGAGCTCCAGAAGGCCGTCTCCGACGCCGAGCGGAAGGCCCACGAACTGATCACGACGGAGCGGGCCAAGATGGAGCGGGCTCTGGCCGAAGCCAAGCGCCAGGCCTCGGAGGACGCCTTGACGGTCATCAACCAGCAGGAAGACTCCAGTGAG AGCTGTTGGAACTGCGGGCGCAAGGCCAGCGAGACCTGCAGCGGATGCAACACCGCCCGCTACTGCGGATCTTTCTGCCAGCACAAAGATTGGGAGAAACACCACCACGTCTGTGGGCTCCAGGCGAGTGGGACTCCCGCGGCGACCACGGCTCAACCGGACACGGCGTCCGCGGGGGCTAACGTCGTCGGCACGGCGGCCGGCAGCCCCGGCGATTCCAGCTCGGCTGCCGCGTCGCGTTCCGGCACTCCGGCCACTCCGGTCCCTCTGGACACGGCTTCTCGCTAA
- the cbfa2t3 gene encoding protein CBFA2T3 isoform X2: MRCASQHHKGSLESHAATMPDSPADVKTPTRSTPPNMPPPSPAATQGATRHPTFTPNPNRDAGLPMFLPRGRFHGCLKWSMVCLLMNGSSHSPTAINGAPSTPNGFSNGPATSSTASLSNHQLPPACGARQLSKLKRFLTTLQQFGNDISPEIGERVRTLVLGLVNSTLTIEEFHSKLQEATNFPLRPFVIPFLKANLPLLQRELLHCARMAKQTPAQYLAQHEQLLLDANASSPIDSSELLLEVNEGGKRRTPDRTKENGLERDPLHPEPLSKRPCTMSPAAPRYSPSNGLGPQPNGIPHPTPPPPQHYRLEDMAVAHHFRDAYRHPDPREMRERHRQVAVHSARQEEVIDHRLTDREWAEEWKHLNNLLNCIMDMVEKTRRSLTVLRRCQEADREELNHWIRRYSDAEDMKKGGSPASRSHNSTANTEAPPIEAHREFVSRPLSGYMPEEIWRKAEAVNEVKRQAMSELQKAVSDAERKAHELITTERAKMERALAEAKRQASEDALTVINQQEDSSESCWNCGRKASETCSGCNTARYCGSFCQHKDWEKHHHVCGLQASGTPAATTAQPDTASAGANVVGTAAGSPGDSSSAAASRSGTPATPVPLDTASR; this comes from the exons GTAGTTTGGAGAGCCACGCAGCCACCATGCCAGACTCGCCGGCCGATGTGAAGACGCCGACCCGGTCCACGCCACCCAATATGCCCCCGCCCTCGCCGGCGGCCACGCAAGGAGCCACGCGGCACCCCACCTTCACGCCAAACCCCA ATCGAGATGCTGGGCTGCCGATGTTTCTGCCCCGCGGCCGTTTTCATGGTTGCTTGAAATGGTCCATGGTGTGTCTCT TAATGAACGGGAGCAGCCACTCTCCCACGGCCATCAATGGGGCTCCCTCGACCCCCAACGGCTTCAGCAACGGGCCGGCCACCTCCTCCACCGCGTCCCTTTCCAACCACCAACTCCCTCCGGCTTGTGGTGCCCGGCAGCTCAGCAAACTCAAGCGCTTCCTCACCACGCTGCAGCAGTTCGGCAACGACATCTCTCCCGAAATCGGAGAGCGTGTCCGCACCTTGGTCCTCGGCCTTGTG AATTCCACGCTGACCATTGAGGAATTCCACTCTAAACTCCAGGAAGCCACCAACTTCCCCTTACGACCCTTCGTCATCCCGTTCTTGAAG gccAACCTGCCCTTGCTGCAGCGTGAGCTCCTCCATTGCGCGCGCATGGCCAAGCAGACCCCTGCCCAATACCTGGCGCAGCACGAGCAGCTCCTCCTGGATGCCAACGCCTCGTCTCCCATCGACTCCTCCGAATTGCTGCTGGAGGTCAACGAAGGGGGCAAAAGGAGGACGCCGGACAG GACCAAAGAGAACGGGCTGGAGCGCGACCCCCTGCACCCGGAGCCCCTCAGCAAGCGCCCCTGCACCATGAGCCCCGCCGCCCCGCGCTACAGCCCCAGCAACGGCCTGGGCCCCCAGCCCAACGggatcccccaccccaccccaccccctccccagCACTACCGCCTGGAGGACATGGCCGTCGCCCACCACTTCCGCGATGCCTACCGTCACCCGGACCCCCGGGAGATGCGGGAGCGGCACCGCCAAGTGG CTGTGCACAGCGCCCGGCAAGAAGAAGTCATCGACCACCGGCTAACGGACCGGGAATGGGCCGAGGAGTGGAAGCACCTCAACAAC CTGCTGAACTGCATCATGGACATGGTGGAGAAGACCCGCCGCTCGCTGACGGTGCTGCGCCGTTGCCAGGAGGCGGACCGGGAGGAGCTCAACCACTGGATCCGCCGCTACAGCGACGCCGAGGACATGAAGAAGGGGGGCAGCCCTGCCAGCCGCTCCCACAACAGCACGGCCAACACAGAGGCCCCTCCCATAG AAGCTCATCGTGAATTCGTATCCAGGCCTTTGTCGGGCTACATGCCGGAGGAAATCTGGCGGAAAGCTG AAGCCGTGAACGAAGTGAAGCGCCAGGCCATGTCCGAGCTCCAGAAGGCCGTCTCCGACGCCGAGCGGAAGGCCCACGAACTGATCACGACGGAGCGGGCCAAGATGGAGCGGGCTCTGGCCGAAGCCAAGCGCCAGGCCTCGGAGGACGCCTTGACGGTCATCAACCAGCAGGAAGACTCCAGTGAG AGCTGTTGGAACTGCGGGCGCAAGGCCAGCGAGACCTGCAGCGGATGCAACACCGCCCGCTACTGCGGATCTTTCTGCCAGCACAAAGATTGGGAGAAACACCACCACGTCTGTGGGCTCCAGGCGAGTGGGACTCCCGCGGCGACCACGGCTCAACCGGACACGGCGTCCGCGGGGGCTAACGTCGTCGGCACGGCGGCCGGCAGCCCCGGCGATTCCAGCTCGGCTGCCGCGTCGCGTTCCGGCACTCCGGCCACTCCGGTCCCTCTGGACACGGCTTCTCGCTAA
- the cbfa2t3 gene encoding protein CBFA2T3 isoform X1 yields the protein MRCASQHHKGSLESHAATMPDSPADVKTPTRSTPPNMPPPSPAATQGATRHPTFTPNPNRDAGLPMFLPRGRFHGCLKWSMVCLLMNGSSHSPTAINGAPSTPNGFSNGPATSSTASLSNHQLPPACGARQLSKLKRFLTTLQQFGNDISPEIGERVRTLVLGLVNSTLTIEEFHSKLQEATNFPLRPFVIPFLKANLPLLQRELLHCARMAKQTPAQYLAQHEQLLLDANASSPIDSSELLLEVNEGGKRRTPDRTKENGLERDPLHPEPLSKRPCTMSPAAPRYSPSNGLGPQPNGIPHPTPPPPQHYRLEDMAVAHHFRDAYRHPDPREMRERHRQVAVHSARQEEVIDHRLTDREWAEEWKHLNNLLNCIMDMVEKTRRSLTVLRRCQEADREELNHWIRRYSDAEDMKKGGSPASRSHNSTANTEAPPIEAHREFVSRPLSGYMPEEIWRKAEEAVNEVKRQAMSELQKAVSDAERKAHELITTERAKMERALAEAKRQASEDALTVINQQEDSSESCWNCGRKASETCSGCNTARYCGSFCQHKDWEKHHHVCGLQASGTPAATTAQPDTASAGANVVGTAAGSPGDSSSAAASRSGTPATPVPLDTASR from the exons GTAGTTTGGAGAGCCACGCAGCCACCATGCCAGACTCGCCGGCCGATGTGAAGACGCCGACCCGGTCCACGCCACCCAATATGCCCCCGCCCTCGCCGGCGGCCACGCAAGGAGCCACGCGGCACCCCACCTTCACGCCAAACCCCA ATCGAGATGCTGGGCTGCCGATGTTTCTGCCCCGCGGCCGTTTTCATGGTTGCTTGAAATGGTCCATGGTGTGTCTCT TAATGAACGGGAGCAGCCACTCTCCCACGGCCATCAATGGGGCTCCCTCGACCCCCAACGGCTTCAGCAACGGGCCGGCCACCTCCTCCACCGCGTCCCTTTCCAACCACCAACTCCCTCCGGCTTGTGGTGCCCGGCAGCTCAGCAAACTCAAGCGCTTCCTCACCACGCTGCAGCAGTTCGGCAACGACATCTCTCCCGAAATCGGAGAGCGTGTCCGCACCTTGGTCCTCGGCCTTGTG AATTCCACGCTGACCATTGAGGAATTCCACTCTAAACTCCAGGAAGCCACCAACTTCCCCTTACGACCCTTCGTCATCCCGTTCTTGAAG gccAACCTGCCCTTGCTGCAGCGTGAGCTCCTCCATTGCGCGCGCATGGCCAAGCAGACCCCTGCCCAATACCTGGCGCAGCACGAGCAGCTCCTCCTGGATGCCAACGCCTCGTCTCCCATCGACTCCTCCGAATTGCTGCTGGAGGTCAACGAAGGGGGCAAAAGGAGGACGCCGGACAG GACCAAAGAGAACGGGCTGGAGCGCGACCCCCTGCACCCGGAGCCCCTCAGCAAGCGCCCCTGCACCATGAGCCCCGCCGCCCCGCGCTACAGCCCCAGCAACGGCCTGGGCCCCCAGCCCAACGggatcccccaccccaccccaccccctccccagCACTACCGCCTGGAGGACATGGCCGTCGCCCACCACTTCCGCGATGCCTACCGTCACCCGGACCCCCGGGAGATGCGGGAGCGGCACCGCCAAGTGG CTGTGCACAGCGCCCGGCAAGAAGAAGTCATCGACCACCGGCTAACGGACCGGGAATGGGCCGAGGAGTGGAAGCACCTCAACAAC CTGCTGAACTGCATCATGGACATGGTGGAGAAGACCCGCCGCTCGCTGACGGTGCTGCGCCGTTGCCAGGAGGCGGACCGGGAGGAGCTCAACCACTGGATCCGCCGCTACAGCGACGCCGAGGACATGAAGAAGGGGGGCAGCCCTGCCAGCCGCTCCCACAACAGCACGGCCAACACAGAGGCCCCTCCCATAG AAGCTCATCGTGAATTCGTATCCAGGCCTTTGTCGGGCTACATGCCGGAGGAAATCTGGCGGAAAGCTG AAGAAGCCGTGAACGAAGTGAAGCGCCAGGCCATGTCCGAGCTCCAGAAGGCCGTCTCCGACGCCGAGCGGAAGGCCCACGAACTGATCACGACGGAGCGGGCCAAGATGGAGCGGGCTCTGGCCGAAGCCAAGCGCCAGGCCTCGGAGGACGCCTTGACGGTCATCAACCAGCAGGAAGACTCCAGTGAG AGCTGTTGGAACTGCGGGCGCAAGGCCAGCGAGACCTGCAGCGGATGCAACACCGCCCGCTACTGCGGATCTTTCTGCCAGCACAAAGATTGGGAGAAACACCACCACGTCTGTGGGCTCCAGGCGAGTGGGACTCCCGCGGCGACCACGGCTCAACCGGACACGGCGTCCGCGGGGGCTAACGTCGTCGGCACGGCGGCCGGCAGCCCCGGCGATTCCAGCTCGGCTGCCGCGTCGCGTTCCGGCACTCCGGCCACTCCGGTCCCTCTGGACACGGCTTCTCGCTAA
- the cbfa2t3 gene encoding protein CBFA2T3 isoform X4, which yields MRCASQHHKGSLESHAATMPDSPADVKTPTRSTPPNMPPPSPAATQGATRHPTFTPNPIMNGSSHSPTAINGAPSTPNGFSNGPATSSTASLSNHQLPPACGARQLSKLKRFLTTLQQFGNDISPEIGERVRTLVLGLVNSTLTIEEFHSKLQEATNFPLRPFVIPFLKANLPLLQRELLHCARMAKQTPAQYLAQHEQLLLDANASSPIDSSELLLEVNEGGKRRTPDRTKENGLERDPLHPEPLSKRPCTMSPAAPRYSPSNGLGPQPNGIPHPTPPPPQHYRLEDMAVAHHFRDAYRHPDPREMRERHRQVAVHSARQEEVIDHRLTDREWAEEWKHLNNLLNCIMDMVEKTRRSLTVLRRCQEADREELNHWIRRYSDAEDMKKGGSPASRSHNSTANTEAPPIEAHREFVSRPLSGYMPEEIWRKAEEAVNEVKRQAMSELQKAVSDAERKAHELITTERAKMERALAEAKRQASEDALTVINQQEDSSESCWNCGRKASETCSGCNTARYCGSFCQHKDWEKHHHVCGLQASGTPAATTAQPDTASAGANVVGTAAGSPGDSSSAAASRSGTPATPVPLDTASR from the exons GTAGTTTGGAGAGCCACGCAGCCACCATGCCAGACTCGCCGGCCGATGTGAAGACGCCGACCCGGTCCACGCCACCCAATATGCCCCCGCCCTCGCCGGCGGCCACGCAAGGAGCCACGCGGCACCCCACCTTCACGCCAAACCCCA TAATGAACGGGAGCAGCCACTCTCCCACGGCCATCAATGGGGCTCCCTCGACCCCCAACGGCTTCAGCAACGGGCCGGCCACCTCCTCCACCGCGTCCCTTTCCAACCACCAACTCCCTCCGGCTTGTGGTGCCCGGCAGCTCAGCAAACTCAAGCGCTTCCTCACCACGCTGCAGCAGTTCGGCAACGACATCTCTCCCGAAATCGGAGAGCGTGTCCGCACCTTGGTCCTCGGCCTTGTG AATTCCACGCTGACCATTGAGGAATTCCACTCTAAACTCCAGGAAGCCACCAACTTCCCCTTACGACCCTTCGTCATCCCGTTCTTGAAG gccAACCTGCCCTTGCTGCAGCGTGAGCTCCTCCATTGCGCGCGCATGGCCAAGCAGACCCCTGCCCAATACCTGGCGCAGCACGAGCAGCTCCTCCTGGATGCCAACGCCTCGTCTCCCATCGACTCCTCCGAATTGCTGCTGGAGGTCAACGAAGGGGGCAAAAGGAGGACGCCGGACAG GACCAAAGAGAACGGGCTGGAGCGCGACCCCCTGCACCCGGAGCCCCTCAGCAAGCGCCCCTGCACCATGAGCCCCGCCGCCCCGCGCTACAGCCCCAGCAACGGCCTGGGCCCCCAGCCCAACGggatcccccaccccaccccaccccctccccagCACTACCGCCTGGAGGACATGGCCGTCGCCCACCACTTCCGCGATGCCTACCGTCACCCGGACCCCCGGGAGATGCGGGAGCGGCACCGCCAAGTGG CTGTGCACAGCGCCCGGCAAGAAGAAGTCATCGACCACCGGCTAACGGACCGGGAATGGGCCGAGGAGTGGAAGCACCTCAACAAC CTGCTGAACTGCATCATGGACATGGTGGAGAAGACCCGCCGCTCGCTGACGGTGCTGCGCCGTTGCCAGGAGGCGGACCGGGAGGAGCTCAACCACTGGATCCGCCGCTACAGCGACGCCGAGGACATGAAGAAGGGGGGCAGCCCTGCCAGCCGCTCCCACAACAGCACGGCCAACACAGAGGCCCCTCCCATAG AAGCTCATCGTGAATTCGTATCCAGGCCTTTGTCGGGCTACATGCCGGAGGAAATCTGGCGGAAAGCTG AAGAAGCCGTGAACGAAGTGAAGCGCCAGGCCATGTCCGAGCTCCAGAAGGCCGTCTCCGACGCCGAGCGGAAGGCCCACGAACTGATCACGACGGAGCGGGCCAAGATGGAGCGGGCTCTGGCCGAAGCCAAGCGCCAGGCCTCGGAGGACGCCTTGACGGTCATCAACCAGCAGGAAGACTCCAGTGAG AGCTGTTGGAACTGCGGGCGCAAGGCCAGCGAGACCTGCAGCGGATGCAACACCGCCCGCTACTGCGGATCTTTCTGCCAGCACAAAGATTGGGAGAAACACCACCACGTCTGTGGGCTCCAGGCGAGTGGGACTCCCGCGGCGACCACGGCTCAACCGGACACGGCGTCCGCGGGGGCTAACGTCGTCGGCACGGCGGCCGGCAGCCCCGGCGATTCCAGCTCGGCTGCCGCGTCGCGTTCCGGCACTCCGGCCACTCCGGTCCCTCTGGACACGGCTTCTCGCTAA